GCCGGGGACAGCGGTGCCCGCCGCACCGCCGAGACGAACCCCCACACGTACTCGGCGAGCAGCCGGGGCGTCGGGTGCAGCCAGCCCGCCCGGCGCGGGTCCAGGTTGACGCACCGGGACCGCTTGGAGGGGTTGGCCCGCTCCGCGCGCGTGGGGTGGTCGCGGCGGAAGTACAGCAGCTCGGGCACCTGGTGGAACGGCCCGTGCAGGGTGATCTCGGCGACGAACGTGCGGTCCGCGTGGTGGTAGCTGTCGTGCGGCTTCACCCGGCGCAGCACGTCGGCCCGCATGACGCCGTAGAAGTCGTCGCCGCCGGGCTCGAACAGCAGACTGCGGAAGCGTTCCGGTGCGTGCGGGGAGTCGGTGGCGAGCGTGTACGCGTACGGCACCTTCACGTGGCCGTCGCCGTCGATGACCGCCTGCCCGGAGTGGGCGAGGATCACCTCGGGGTGCTCGTCCAGCGCCTCGACGCAGGCCCGCAGCAGGTCACGGGCGTACAGATCGTCGTGCGAGGCCCATTTGAACAGTTCGCCCCGGCACTCGGTGAAGACGTGGTTGTGGTTCGGGGCGGCGCCGATGTTGCGGGGCAGCCGGAGGTACCGGATGCGGGAATCCTTCGCGGCGTACCGGCGGCAGATCTCCTCCGTGCCGTCGGTCGAGGCGTTGTCGGAGATCACCAGCTCGAAGTCCTCGTAGGTCTGGCCGAGCAGGGCGTCGAGCGACTCGGCCAGGTACTCCTCGCCGTTGTACACGGGCAGGCCGATGCTCAGCCTGGGTTGCGCGGTCATGGGGTCCTCACTTCAGGGCTCACGGCTGGCTCACTTCTGGATCGCTTCGGGAAGGGGACGGGTGGTGCCGCTCGCGCAGGGCGGACCGCAGTTGCAGCCACCACACGGCCGAGGCGAGGAGCGTCGCGGCGGCGACGCCCCACGCGGAGCCGACCGTGCCGCCCCAGGCCGCCCCGCCGAGCCCGCCGCCCACGTAGCAGACGGAGGCGAACAGCTGGCAGCGCAGACTGCGCCGGGCCGCGGCGAGCGCCCGCAGCCCGGCCGCCGCGCCGGTGCCCAGACCGGAGCCCGCGACACCCAGCGTGACCGGCACGATCAGCGCCGAGGCGGAGCTCCAGACGTCACCGAGGACGAGCTCGCCGGCCCGGTCCGGCATCAGCAGCAGCGCCCCGCCCCACAGCAGCGCGGCGACGGCCTGCCCGCCGCCGAGCAGCAGGCAGAACCTGCCGAGCCGGTGCGGGGCCCGCCGCAGTACCCGTGCCGCCTCCGCGACGGTGACCAGCGAGAGCCCCATCAGAATGGCCATGAACGGCCCCATCAGCAGCTCCGCGCCCCGGACCACGCCCACCGCGCCGACCCCGACGAGCACGCCGAGCCCGTACGCCCGCAGTTGGCTCGCGCCGCTGACGCCGACGTTCTCGACCAGGTACCGGTAGCCGAGGTCCCGGTGCGCGCGCAGCCAGGCGCGGATTCCGGTGAGCCGGGGCCGGATGCCGGATTGGAGGCAGCCGTACCCGGCGGCCACCGCGGCGGAGCCGCCCCAGGCGAGCACGAAGCCGCCCACACTGCCCACCCGGGCCGCCACCACCAGGGCGGGGATCAGCGCGACGCCCCACACGACGTCGTTGACGAACGCCTTGCGGCCGGTGCCCGCCGCGAAGAACGCGTACCGCCAGGCGTCCTGGAGCAGCAGCCCTGGCAGGACGACGCCCAGGCACGCGAACGCGGGCCCCACCCGGCCCCCGAGCCCGAGTCCGGCCGCCAGACACGCCACGCCGATGACGGTGCCGACGCCGAGCGCGGTCCCCGTCGACCGGGCCACCGCCCCGCGCCAGGATTCCTCCGGCACCCCGCTGAACCGCACCACGAGCGGGTCGGTGGCCACCCCGCGGGAGACGCTGAGCACCACGCCGTACGTCACCCAGGCCAGGCTGAACACGCCGAACGCCGTCGGCCCCAGCGAGCGGGCCACGTAGACGCCCACCGCGAAGTTGCTCAGGCTGGAGGCGGCCTGGTCGGCCAGGCCCCAGGAGAGCCGGCCGAGGACGGCCCGCCCGGTGGACCGCCGGGCGGACGGGGGAGCGGGTGCCCCCTCGGGCCCGGCCCGCCCCGCCGCCGGTGTCGTCGTGCGCTCCCCCTCCGTGGTCATCGGTGTCACGCCTTGAGCAGTCCGGCGCCGTGCAGGGCATCGGCCGCGTCGGCGACGGTGTCGAACGGCAGCCCGGCCCGCTCGGCGACGTCGAGCAGAGCGTGCGCGCCGTCGGCGAGGCTGAGCACCCAGAGCATGGCCATCTGCGCCTGCTCGGCGTCGC
The DNA window shown above is from Streptomyces sp. NBC_00670 and carries:
- a CDS encoding glycosyltransferase family 2 protein, whose protein sequence is MTAQPRLSIGLPVYNGEEYLAESLDALLGQTYEDFELVISDNASTDGTEEICRRYAAKDSRIRYLRLPRNIGAAPNHNHVFTECRGELFKWASHDDLYARDLLRACVEALDEHPEVILAHSGQAVIDGDGHVKVPYAYTLATDSPHAPERFRSLLFEPGGDDFYGVMRADVLRRVKPHDSYHHADRTFVAEITLHGPFHQVPELLYFRRDHPTRAERANPSKRSRCVNLDPRRAGWLHPTPRLLAEYVWGFVSAVRRAPLSPADRRACYRHLAAWMASRARPGAGERVEDRAPDVPDRLAVSVDSLVAGREGRVPRAEGHA